A region from the Desulfomonilaceae bacterium genome encodes:
- the efp gene encoding elongation factor P: MYSTSDFRKGLKIEINGEPFTMVDFLHVKPGKGGAFVRTTLKSLISGNVVDRTFRSGEKIDKPDLEERQMQFLYESDGEFHFMDSETYEQSFLTEEHLGDVRNYLQENVGVTVLFHNGKPIGVEVPIFVELTVTSAEPGLKGDTAAGATKPAVLETGMTVQVPLFVNEGDVLKIDTRTGKYMERVR; this comes from the coding sequence ATGTACTCGACCTCAGATTTTAGAAAAGGACTCAAGATTGAGATTAATGGTGAGCCGTTTACCATGGTGGATTTTCTCCATGTAAAACCGGGAAAAGGTGGCGCTTTCGTTCGAACAACTCTGAAGAGCCTGATTTCAGGAAATGTTGTCGATAGGACGTTTAGATCAGGTGAAAAAATCGACAAACCGGACTTGGAAGAAAGGCAGATGCAGTTCCTGTACGAAAGTGACGGGGAATTCCATTTTATGGACAGCGAGACATATGAGCAATCATTCCTAACAGAGGAGCACCTTGGTGATGTGCGCAACTACCTGCAGGAGAACGTCGGTGTTACGGTCCTTTTTCACAACGGTAAGCCTATTGGTGTTGAAGTGCCGATTTTTGTCGAACTGACCGTAACCTCGGCTGAACCGGGACTTAAGGGTGACACCGCTGCTGGGGCGACTAAGCCTGCAGTTCTGGAAACTGGCATGACGGTTCAGGTTCCACTTTTTGTAAATGAGGGTGATGTCTTGAAAATAGACACTCGTACCGGCAAATACATGGAACGCGTTCGCTAA
- a CDS encoding DUF6178 family protein yields the protein MENYGLVTHDDQSFLAKVVQLGIQRGELSRDRADEIVRMSVAMANKYVLQKEIDFRSVEQLAKVQQTVLKLVGVGLEIKSEGDADEGVYHLRERSPVDLFRLAYTRTESLRTEWKKLLLHDRVQILVNRKEYECLSEIACQLLSKMSVFTEGELYVIKTMTLEDDLFTSLSVLEYYESELRRYKFILELKDALPFSMLNRSSIVRAENLSEVDSIREALINTLVISAHLETDSPVVISSNDIREFLESIDWNSTEDPFPVELEPTVIDVIHELGHGMKEEDASFLAKEIINTIQKLVNTIINDWNSVNSLSTQVFFKRWARITILSDKMDELDHLFSTSGSLDEFEFESLMDMLSKSPGADVSIVIERLPWETLSPNQVIRLFQDLRSHQKELGMHVSLKEFTGPELIDLLESMDGTTIDLMFPKIKECIGNLSLELEDLEILASLHETDSIRLMRVAGPPHLDKGHALVEFRDGSHKMRQILFNSCIRADFFPDLFVEAWNIDPQFVKREVKTLATEEIGPFLKSIAGGTPPTVSKNENNEFVLRFGVGELTSFYNSLPLTKRRAALRYFTHPKKLAEF from the coding sequence ATGGAAAATTACGGTCTTGTAACCCACGATGATCAATCATTTTTAGCGAAAGTTGTTCAACTTGGAATCCAGAGAGGGGAACTAAGTCGGGATCGCGCTGATGAAATCGTCCGCATGTCTGTTGCTATGGCCAACAAGTATGTATTGCAAAAGGAGATTGATTTCCGTTCTGTTGAACAATTGGCGAAGGTGCAGCAGACGGTGCTCAAACTTGTTGGTGTTGGGCTTGAAATCAAGAGCGAAGGTGATGCGGATGAAGGAGTGTATCATCTTAGAGAACGCTCTCCCGTCGATTTATTTAGGCTCGCGTACACTAGAACAGAGAGCCTAAGAACCGAATGGAAGAAGCTTCTTCTTCACGATCGAGTACAAATCCTTGTGAACCGGAAAGAATATGAGTGTCTAAGCGAAATAGCCTGCCAGTTACTCTCAAAAATGAGCGTCTTCACTGAGGGAGAACTTTATGTCATCAAGACCATGACGCTTGAAGATGATCTGTTCACATCACTTTCGGTGCTCGAGTATTATGAATCTGAATTAAGAAGATACAAATTTATTCTCGAACTTAAAGACGCTCTTCCTTTCAGTATGCTAAACCGTTCAAGTATTGTTAGAGCCGAGAACCTATCAGAGGTTGATTCAATCCGGGAGGCTCTTATAAACACCCTTGTGATATCAGCTCATCTTGAAACAGACAGCCCGGTAGTTATAAGCAGTAACGATATTAGAGAGTTTCTCGAATCGATAGATTGGAATTCCACTGAAGATCCGTTTCCCGTAGAACTCGAGCCTACTGTCATTGATGTGATTCATGAGCTTGGTCATGGAATGAAAGAGGAAGACGCGTCTTTTTTGGCAAAAGAAATTATCAATACTATTCAAAAGCTTGTGAATACAATTATCAATGATTGGAACTCAGTCAATTCTTTATCTACACAGGTCTTTTTCAAGAGATGGGCCCGCATTACTATACTGTCAGACAAAATGGACGAACTGGATCATCTTTTCTCCACTTCTGGATCCCTTGATGAGTTTGAATTCGAGTCACTCATGGATATGCTCTCTAAATCTCCAGGGGCTGATGTTTCAATCGTGATAGAGCGGTTGCCATGGGAAACGCTGTCTCCAAATCAAGTTATCAGGCTTTTTCAAGACTTGCGATCCCACCAGAAAGAATTGGGGATGCATGTTTCACTGAAAGAATTCACGGGGCCGGAACTGATTGACTTGTTGGAATCTATGGATGGAACGACGATTGACCTAATGTTTCCCAAGATTAAAGAATGCATTGGAAATCTTTCGCTTGAGCTGGAAGACCTTGAAATATTGGCGTCATTGCACGAGACTGATTCAATCCGCTTGATGAGGGTCGCAGGCCCTCCACACCTGGACAAAGGACACGCTCTGGTAGAGTTTCGCGATGGAAGTCACAAAATGCGGCAAATTTTGTTTAATTCCTGTATAAGGGCTGATTTCTTTCCAGATCTGTTCGTTGAAGCCTGGAATATCGACCCTCAGTTTGTAAAAAGAGAGGTGAAAACTCTAGCGACCGAAGAAATTGGACCATTTCTTAAGTCTATAGCTGGTGGAACACCTCCAACAGTGAGCAAAAATGAGAATAATGAATTTGTCCTTCGATTTGGGGTTGGTGAATTAACCAGTTTCTATAATAGCCTGCCGCTAACGAAAAGAAGAGCTGCGCTAAGATATTTTACTCACCCGAAGAAATTGGCGGAATTCTAA
- the atpD gene encoding F0F1 ATP synthase subunit beta, with translation MSVGKIVQVIGPVVDVEFPENQLPAIYNALLISNPAINNEPDNLVVEVAQHLGDNTVRTIAMDTTDGLVRGMAVTDTGAPIQVPVGKAVLGRIINVVGRPVDEGGPVSAEAMRPIHRPAPSFDEQVTQISIQETGIKVVDLIAPFMRGGKIGFFGGAGVGKTVFMMEIINNIAKQFGGTSVFAGVGERSREGNDLYLEMGGVLPGQKKPEGERVLDRAALIYGQMNEPPGARARVALTALTVAEYFRDEQGIDVMLFIDNIFRFTQAGSEVSALLGRMPSAVGYQPTLGTDMGELQERICSTRNGSITAVECIYVPADDLTDPAPATTFAHLDGTVVLSRQVAELGIYPAVDPLDSTSRILDPRVLGEEHYDVTRKIQLVLQRYKDLQDIIAILGMDELSEEDKRVVARARKIQRFLSQPFFVAQEFTGTPGKYVKIADTVAGFKEIIEGKCDDLPEQAFYMVGDLSEVRAKAEKLATATA, from the coding sequence ATGAGTGTAGGGAAAATCGTTCAAGTAATCGGCCCCGTCGTCGATGTCGAATTTCCGGAGAATCAGCTCCCGGCGATTTATAACGCCTTACTGATTTCGAATCCTGCGATTAACAACGAGCCGGATAACCTAGTTGTTGAGGTAGCTCAACATCTAGGCGACAATACTGTGCGAACCATTGCTATGGACACGACGGATGGTCTTGTGCGAGGAATGGCGGTCACGGACACAGGGGCTCCGATTCAAGTTCCAGTGGGCAAAGCGGTCCTGGGAAGAATTATAAATGTGGTTGGTCGGCCGGTCGATGAGGGTGGTCCCGTAAGCGCAGAGGCCATGAGACCTATTCACCGTCCCGCCCCTTCATTTGATGAACAGGTTACACAGATTTCAATTCAGGAAACTGGAATCAAGGTCGTTGACCTTATTGCTCCGTTCATGAGAGGCGGGAAGATCGGATTCTTCGGCGGCGCAGGCGTCGGGAAGACCGTCTTTATGATGGAGATTATTAACAACATCGCCAAGCAGTTTGGTGGAACATCGGTGTTTGCAGGAGTCGGGGAAAGATCTCGTGAAGGAAATGACCTTTACCTTGAAATGGGGGGAGTGCTTCCCGGTCAAAAGAAACCTGAAGGAGAAAGAGTCCTTGATCGCGCAGCGTTGATTTACGGTCAGATGAATGAGCCACCGGGCGCTCGAGCACGAGTGGCGTTGACCGCTCTGACCGTCGCCGAATATTTCCGTGATGAGCAGGGAATTGATGTTATGCTTTTCATTGATAACATCTTTCGATTCACTCAGGCTGGGTCGGAGGTTTCTGCGCTTCTTGGACGAATGCCCTCCGCCGTCGGTTATCAGCCGACTCTCGGAACCGACATGGGCGAGTTGCAGGAACGAATTTGTTCTACCAGAAACGGTTCGATTACGGCGGTTGAATGTATCTACGTGCCTGCCGACGATTTGACCGACCCGGCGCCGGCAACTACTTTTGCTCACTTGGACGGAACAGTGGTTCTTTCACGTCAGGTCGCTGAGTTGGGAATTTACCCGGCTGTTGACCCTCTGGATTCCACTTCAAGAATTTTGGACCCCAGAGTACTTGGTGAAGAGCATTACGATGTCACAAGGAAGATTCAGTTAGTCCTTCAACGGTATAAGGACCTTCAGGATATTATTGCAATCCTCGGTATGGACGAACTGTCGGAAGAGGACAAGCGCGTCGTAGCCCGAGCCAGGAAGATTCAAAGATTCCTGTCGCAGCCTTTCTTTGTTGCTCAGGAGTTTACAGGCACCCCAGGTAAGTATGTCAAGATCGCTGACACAGTGGCCGGATTCAAGGAAATCATCGAAGGAAAGTGCGACGATCTGCCCGAGCAGGCATTCTACATGGTAGGTGATTTGAGCGAGGTTAGAGCCAAGGCTGAGAAACTGGCGACCGCCACAGCCTGA
- the atpA gene encoding F0F1 ATP synthase subunit alpha yields MQIRAEEISQIIKQQIQDYDKKVEVSETGTVISVGDGIARLHGLENAMAGELLEFPHGIMGMVLNLEADNVGAAILGEDVHIKEGDTVKRTNRIVQVPVGPAMLGRVVDSLGQPIDGKGPVDTSEFRMVEIVAPGIIKREPVKEPLQTGIKAIDAMIPIGRGQRELIIGDRQTGKTAIAIDTIINQKDSEVKCIYVAIGQKRSTVAQVVATLERFGAMEYTTVVSATASDPAPMQYIAPYSGVTMGEYYRDHGQHSLIIYDDLSKQAVAYRQLSLLLRRPPGREAYPGDVFYLHSRLLERAAKLNQVDGGGSLTALPIIETQAGDVSAYIPTNVISITDGQIFLSTDLFYSGVRPAINVGLSVSRVGGNAQIKAMKQVAGTLRLDLAQFRELEAFAQFGSDLDKVTQAQLARGTRLVEILKQPQYEPMAAEIQIAVIFAATNGYVDEYDVRVLAEYERQYVSHLESSYPDVLTEIREKKIISAELESKMKKILDEFKAVFIPPVVSLV; encoded by the coding sequence ATGCAAATCAGAGCCGAAGAAATCAGTCAAATTATTAAACAGCAGATCCAGGATTATGACAAGAAGGTTGAGGTAAGCGAGACCGGAACAGTTATAAGTGTTGGTGACGGTATCGCTCGTTTGCACGGACTAGAGAACGCAATGGCCGGCGAGCTTCTCGAGTTCCCGCATGGGATCATGGGAATGGTCCTAAACCTCGAAGCGGACAACGTTGGAGCAGCCATTCTTGGTGAAGATGTTCACATCAAAGAAGGCGACACGGTTAAGAGAACCAACCGCATCGTGCAGGTTCCGGTGGGGCCCGCTATGCTTGGAAGAGTGGTCGATTCCCTTGGTCAACCGATCGACGGCAAGGGGCCAGTCGACACAAGTGAATTCCGAATGGTTGAAATCGTCGCCCCTGGTATAATCAAGAGGGAACCCGTCAAGGAACCGCTTCAGACCGGAATCAAAGCGATCGACGCAATGATTCCAATCGGACGTGGTCAACGTGAACTCATAATCGGCGATCGCCAGACCGGCAAGACCGCCATTGCTATCGATACCATCATCAATCAGAAGGACAGCGAGGTCAAGTGTATCTATGTCGCCATCGGACAGAAGAGATCCACTGTGGCCCAAGTCGTGGCTACCCTTGAACGTTTTGGCGCAATGGAGTACACCACGGTTGTTTCCGCCACCGCATCGGACCCGGCGCCTATGCAATACATAGCGCCTTATTCCGGTGTAACCATGGGTGAATACTATCGAGACCATGGACAACACTCGCTTATAATATACGATGACCTTTCTAAACAGGCCGTCGCCTATCGTCAGTTGTCTCTACTGCTTAGAAGGCCCCCTGGACGTGAGGCCTATCCCGGTGACGTTTTTTACCTGCATTCACGATTGCTGGAGAGAGCCGCAAAACTTAACCAAGTTGATGGCGGAGGCAGTCTGACGGCGCTACCTATTATTGAAACTCAGGCTGGCGACGTTTCAGCTTATATTCCTACTAACGTTATCTCAATCACTGACGGCCAGATCTTTTTGTCCACTGACCTTTTCTACTCCGGTGTTAGACCTGCTATTAACGTTGGCTTGAGTGTATCACGAGTTGGTGGTAACGCTCAGATCAAGGCAATGAAACAGGTTGCTGGGACGCTACGTCTTGATTTGGCCCAATTCAGGGAACTTGAAGCGTTCGCTCAGTTTGGGTCCGATCTTGATAAGGTTACTCAGGCGCAGTTAGCCAGAGGAACACGACTGGTCGAAATCCTTAAACAACCTCAGTATGAACCGATGGCCGCAGAGATACAGATTGCCGTAATATTCGCAGCGACAAATGGATATGTGGATGAATACGACGTGAGAGTGCTGGCCGAATATGAACGACAGTACGTGAGTCATCTTGAAAGTAGCTATCCGGATGTTCTGACTGAGATCAGGGAGAAAAAGATCATATCCGCTGAACTGGAGTCCAAGATGAAGAAGATATTGGACGAGTTTAAGGCGGTTTTCATTCCTCCAGTTGTTTCACTCGTATAG
- a CDS encoding acetate--CoA ligase family protein, which produces MDLIESALSEGRRTLSEYESKLVLSYYGIPIVQELLAGSESELESAINALGFPLAIKACAPNITHKTDLNLLKLNLQTKQEALDAFRFMTLELAKLGGGAVLVQKMARGQRELMVGMTRDPQFGPCVMFGLGGIFAEALEDVSFRVAPLENKDALEMMNEIRARKLLGAFRGMPPVDTERLGSILVNLGRLGMENDRVQEVDVNPLIIDEGSLVAVDALIALN; this is translated from the coding sequence ATGGATTTGATAGAATCAGCTTTATCTGAAGGACGGAGAACCCTTTCGGAATACGAGTCGAAGCTCGTTCTCTCATATTACGGAATACCTATTGTCCAGGAATTATTAGCTGGAAGTGAATCAGAACTGGAATCCGCAATCAACGCTTTGGGGTTTCCATTGGCAATCAAGGCGTGCGCGCCTAACATTACCCACAAGACGGATTTGAACCTGTTAAAATTAAATCTGCAGACTAAACAAGAAGCCCTGGACGCATTTAGATTTATGACGCTTGAATTAGCTAAATTAGGTGGGGGAGCCGTTTTAGTTCAGAAAATGGCCAGGGGACAGAGAGAGTTGATGGTTGGCATGACGCGTGATCCTCAATTTGGACCATGTGTGATGTTTGGCTTGGGAGGAATTTTTGCTGAAGCCCTTGAAGACGTCTCTTTTCGTGTAGCGCCATTGGAGAACAAAGACGCCTTGGAGATGATGAACGAGATTAGGGCACGGAAGCTACTTGGGGCCTTCCGCGGAATGCCTCCGGTAGATACGGAACGGTTGGGCAGTATTCTAGTAAATCTAGGCAGGTTAGGTATGGAAAATGATAGAGTCCAGGAGGTAGACGTAAATCCACTCATAATCGATGAAGGCTCTCTAGTTGCGGTGGACGCCCTTATAGCGCTCAATTAG
- a CDS encoding tetratricopeptide repeat protein translates to MTSDCTNNISENKEFVLDSVEDLENKLSENPDSANLRYNLALALVRSKQWDRAESEFRAALKLKPGMLEARVNIAGMLLQKGNYDGCIEESLKALEFRPDLVEACVNIGIAFSQKGMLDQAEKSFEKALAIDPNSVISHLNLGNIYLVSGDLEKAIEHNLRAVQLKPEFGMAHNNLAVAYFQSNQIEEAKRHAQEAQKRGYPVNPEFLKKLEQQ, encoded by the coding sequence ATGACTTCAGATTGCACAAATAATATTTCTGAAAATAAGGAATTCGTCCTAGACTCCGTGGAAGATCTCGAAAACAAACTGTCCGAAAATCCTGACTCCGCCAACCTGCGATACAACCTGGCTTTGGCCCTGGTTCGTTCAAAACAGTGGGATAGGGCGGAATCAGAGTTCAGAGCTGCTTTAAAGCTAAAACCAGGAATGCTTGAAGCTAGGGTCAATATCGCAGGGATGTTGCTCCAAAAAGGTAATTATGACGGTTGTATCGAAGAAAGCCTTAAGGCGCTGGAATTCCGGCCTGATCTTGTAGAAGCCTGTGTAAATATCGGAATTGCTTTCAGTCAGAAAGGTATGCTCGACCAAGCGGAGAAAAGTTTTGAAAAAGCTCTAGCTATTGATCCGAACTCGGTAATCTCCCATCTCAATCTGGGTAATATCTACCTCGTTTCCGGAGACCTGGAAAAAGCAATTGAGCATAATCTTCGCGCTGTTCAATTGAAACCTGAATTTGGCATGGCTCACAACAACCTGGCGGTAGCCTATTTCCAAAGCAATCAAATCGAAGAGGCCAAGCGTCATGCCCAGGAAGCTCAGAAGCGAGGCTATCCGGTAAATCCGGAATTTCTGAAAAAGCTTGAACAACAGTAA
- the prmC gene encoding peptide chain release factor N(5)-glutamine methyltransferase, whose translation MTEPSDSKTVWTIRDVLTWTTNYLKRKGCETPRLDAELLLAHNLGIERIRLYLDFDRPLSDGERLGFRDLVRRRALREPVALIIGKKEFWSLDIVVTPGVLIPRPETEILVQVVLEDCQGLLNLAILEVGCGSGAPLIAVSSVRPDIQLFACDISINSLNCASANASNHGFAAQIFFFASDLLESVRAEHMFDVIYSNPPYIPSNNIDSLAPEIRDFEFRKALDGGLDGLDLIRRLIPTSRDRLKPGGRLILEIGEEQFDSVKKLLETNGFSMVRVFKDLSGKNRVVKAVT comes from the coding sequence ATGACGGAACCCTCCGACAGTAAAACGGTATGGACTATCCGCGACGTCTTGACGTGGACTACGAACTACCTCAAACGAAAGGGTTGCGAAACCCCTCGGCTGGATGCTGAATTGCTTCTAGCGCACAATCTGGGAATCGAGCGGATCAGATTATACTTAGATTTTGACCGTCCTTTGAGCGACGGGGAACGCCTTGGCTTCCGGGATCTTGTACGGCGCCGAGCGCTCCGGGAACCCGTAGCGTTGATAATCGGGAAAAAGGAATTCTGGTCTCTAGACATCGTAGTCACCCCAGGTGTTCTCATTCCCCGTCCCGAAACTGAAATACTGGTACAAGTAGTCCTAGAGGACTGCCAGGGCCTTTTGAACCTTGCCATCCTTGAGGTAGGTTGCGGTTCCGGAGCGCCACTGATTGCTGTATCAAGCGTAAGGCCTGACATTCAATTATTCGCTTGCGACATTTCTATAAATTCCCTGAATTGTGCTTCCGCTAATGCGTCAAATCATGGCTTCGCGGCCCAAATTTTTTTCTTTGCGTCGGATCTGCTCGAGTCCGTTCGTGCCGAGCACATGTTTGACGTAATTTATTCTAATCCGCCTTACATACCCTCAAACAATATAGATTCACTGGCTCCAGAAATTCGTGATTTCGAGTTCAGAAAAGCTCTTGATGGTGGTTTAGACGGTCTTGACCTTATTAGAAGATTGATTCCAACTTCTCGAGATAGACTTAAGCCTGGCGGTAGATTAATTCTTGAAATTGGGGAGGAGCAATTCGACTCGGTGAAGAAGTTGCTGGAGACAAACGGGTTTTCTATGGTTCGAGTCTTCAAGGATTTGAGTGGAAAAAATCGAGTCGTAAAGGCGGTAACCTAA
- the atpG gene encoding ATP synthase F1 subunit gamma → MASLRDIRKRIASVKNTQKITKAMKMVAAAKLRRAEEAIKSGRPFSEKMREVMMSLAARTQAHPMLESRPAQKALLILVTADRGLCGAFNTNLQRRAEAFEKEMKAKSIQVDLLTVGRKGNDYFRRRQVTIVEKFNNVMNSISYDLAGRIVSIVTEKFLAGEYQEVYVLYNSFRSAVTQVLTLRKLLPIAPDEEGWKPRRGYLYEPSEEELLQELLPRYVQVQVFTGLLDSVASEHGARMSAMEAATTNAGEMINKLTLKLNRKRQESITTELMEIVGGAEALKG, encoded by the coding sequence ATGGCAAGTCTACGAGATATTCGTAAACGCATAGCCAGCGTCAAGAACACTCAGAAGATCACAAAAGCCATGAAAATGGTGGCCGCGGCCAAGCTACGTAGGGCGGAAGAGGCGATCAAATCGGGTAGGCCCTTCTCAGAGAAAATGCGCGAAGTGATGATGTCTTTGGCCGCGAGGACCCAAGCTCATCCAATGCTTGAGTCTCGTCCGGCTCAGAAGGCTCTTCTGATATTAGTGACCGCTGACCGCGGGTTATGCGGAGCATTTAATACCAATTTGCAGCGTCGTGCTGAGGCCTTTGAAAAAGAAATGAAGGCCAAAAGCATTCAAGTTGATTTGTTAACAGTAGGACGTAAAGGAAATGACTACTTCCGTAGGCGTCAGGTGACAATAGTCGAGAAATTTAACAACGTGATGAATAGCATAAGCTATGATTTGGCAGGACGAATTGTTTCCATTGTCACGGAGAAATTTTTGGCCGGCGAATATCAGGAAGTCTACGTACTATACAATAGTTTTCGTTCGGCGGTTACACAAGTGTTGACGCTTCGTAAGCTTCTACCTATCGCCCCTGACGAGGAAGGCTGGAAGCCCAGACGAGGTTACCTTTACGAGCCATCAGAGGAGGAGTTGCTTCAAGAGCTTCTACCTAGATATGTTCAAGTGCAAGTCTTCACGGGGCTTCTGGATTCTGTCGCCAGTGAGCACGGAGCACGGATGTCCGCGATGGAGGCTGCGACTACCAACGCAGGCGAGATGATTAACAAGCTGACGTTGAAGCTTAACCGAAAACGTCAGGAATCGATTACAACAGAATTAATGGAGATCGTCGGTGGGGCCGAGGCGCTCAAAGGTTAG
- the atpC gene encoding ATP synthase F1 subunit epsilon: MAEKFKVELVTPRGIVLDKMVEEVIAPGMMGEFGVLNGHTPMLTFIKPGVLSYLESDRFVKYVVGAGFCEVLKDSVTLLVEEAHLAESIDKTAASEELLVLERRLLEIDALENSAEYERTLNRIKVAKAKIALAGGN, translated from the coding sequence ATGGCTGAAAAGTTTAAGGTTGAATTGGTTACTCCACGAGGCATCGTCCTCGACAAAATGGTGGAGGAAGTCATAGCGCCTGGAATGATGGGCGAATTCGGTGTCCTTAACGGACATACGCCTATGTTGACGTTCATCAAGCCAGGTGTCCTTTCTTATCTGGAATCCGACCGGTTCGTGAAATATGTTGTCGGAGCAGGGTTCTGTGAAGTGCTTAAAGATTCCGTTACCCTATTGGTTGAAGAAGCCCATCTGGCCGAGTCCATAGACAAAACAGCAGCTTCCGAAGAGCTTTTAGTGTTGGAGAGGCGACTCTTGGAAATTGACGCTCTGGAAAATTCTGCGGAATATGAGAGGACTCTGAACAGAATAAAAGTAGCTAAGGCAAAGATTGCTCTCGCCGGAGGAAATTGA
- a CDS encoding Xaa-Pro peptidase family protein, which yields MISRDPIALIREKLSKNDLDAALLNTSEITRSVNLRYLSGFSGSDATILITSDQLRLFTDGRYKVQSRDECENFRIHVSRDKIASIGKVIRSLGIKRLGIEGSRVSYDFMNFLQKKITEVEIVSLGRQGLESLRIIKDPTEVEAIRKAAGIASAACLKLLDSRVSGKSEIELAGRLELNFTELGASGESFSTIVASGPRSALPHGRPTGKKVEPNELVIIDYGCMVSGYCSDETVTCIVGSPDPEQLKIYQVVSDAHDKAIDCLSPGMRANQVDLVARQTISDAGWGKYFLHSLGHGIGLEVHEAPFLSPKSNVVLEEGMVFTIEPGVYIQGLGGVRLESLVHMSSSGPEVLSKAPKTLIHVD from the coding sequence ATGATATCACGAGATCCCATAGCTTTAATTCGAGAGAAGCTGAGCAAGAATGACCTTGACGCTGCATTATTGAATACCTCAGAGATCACTCGCTCGGTGAATTTGAGATACCTTTCCGGATTCTCAGGTTCGGACGCTACAATACTGATTACCTCTGACCAGTTACGATTGTTCACAGATGGACGATATAAAGTTCAGTCCCGGGATGAGTGTGAAAATTTCAGGATTCATGTTAGTCGTGACAAAATTGCTTCAATAGGAAAGGTCATCAGGAGTCTTGGGATAAAGAGGCTCGGAATAGAAGGCTCCAGAGTCAGCTATGATTTCATGAATTTCTTACAGAAAAAAATTACGGAAGTTGAGATAGTGTCCCTTGGGCGGCAAGGTCTGGAAAGCCTCAGAATAATCAAGGACCCCACTGAGGTTGAAGCAATTCGTAAGGCGGCCGGGATCGCTTCGGCAGCATGCTTGAAGCTTCTGGACTCACGTGTTTCAGGTAAAAGCGAGATAGAATTGGCTGGGCGTTTGGAACTAAATTTTACCGAACTAGGGGCATCCGGCGAATCATTCAGTACCATTGTGGCTTCAGGACCCAGAAGCGCATTGCCCCATGGTAGGCCGACGGGCAAAAAGGTGGAGCCTAACGAACTCGTAATAATAGATTATGGATGTATGGTGTCCGGTTATTGCAGCGATGAAACCGTGACCTGCATCGTAGGCTCTCCAGATCCGGAGCAACTTAAAATATACCAGGTTGTGTCCGACGCGCATGATAAAGCAATTGATTGCCTGAGCCCCGGGATGAGAGCTAATCAGGTGGACCTAGTCGCGCGACAAACTATTTCGGACGCAGGGTGGGGAAAATATTTCCTGCACAGTCTTGGTCATGGGATTGGCCTCGAGGTTCATGAAGCGCCATTCCTTTCCCCGAAGTCAAATGTTGTTCTGGAAGAGGGCATGGTTTTTACTATCGAACCGGGTGTATACATCCAAGGATTAGGGGGAGTTCGTCTTGAAAGCCTGGTTCACATGTCATCGTCTGGTCCGGAGGTTCTTTCAAAAGCCCCCAAAACACTCATTCACGTAGATTGA
- a CDS encoding VOC family protein, translating to MTLKEIDHICFAVHSLEKARQTYEGVFGLSPAAEYVSEEESIKVIRYYVGPVAVELLEPLNQECEVARFLKKRGEGFFLISYRVDDVEASLKELRSKDQKIIDIEPRNFMGSNYRYAFLQPPAQAHGVLVEIIDGTFNLP from the coding sequence ATGACTCTTAAAGAAATTGATCACATTTGCTTTGCTGTCCATAGCCTTGAGAAGGCTCGACAGACTTACGAAGGCGTTTTTGGGTTGAGCCCCGCGGCTGAATATGTTTCAGAAGAAGAATCAATCAAAGTAATCCGTTATTACGTGGGACCGGTGGCAGTGGAATTACTGGAGCCCCTGAATCAGGAATGCGAGGTTGCGAGGTTTCTGAAAAAACGTGGAGAGGGTTTTTTCCTTATTTCTTATAGGGTTGACGATGTAGAGGCTTCCCTGAAAGAACTGAGGAGTAAAGATCAAAAAATCATCGACATTGAGCCAAGGAACTTTATGGGTAGTAATTACAGGTACGCGTTTCTTCAGCCACCAGCCCAAGCGCACGGAGTGCTAGTCGAAATAATTGACGGGACTTTTAATCTTCCATAA